The region CGGTAATCGCGCGCCGCCGCCGCCGACGGGAACGCGTCCACCACCGTGTGCGCGAGCCCGCGCGCGCGCTCGATCAGCGAATCGGCGGCGACGCAACCGGCGTTCGACAGCGACACGCGCAGATACCGGCTCGCGACGCCCGCGAGGTTCTCGTAGGCGGCTCTCGCGTCGGCCGCGCTCTGCACGTGGTTGGTCAGCACGCGAAACTGCGCGCGCGCGTGCGCGTAGTGCAGCCGCTTCATGCACGCGTACGCCTCGGTGATCGCCGAGGCCGACACGCGCGTGACCACGAGCACGTCGTGCGCGTCGCGCGCGAGCGCGGAGAGCGCGCCGTTCGCGTCGAGCTGCGCGTCGATCAGCACGATGTCCGCCGCGCCGTCGCCGAGCGCGTCGAGCTGCGCGTCGCTGTAGCCGACGCGCGCGAGCCGCGACGCCTCGCACACCGCGAAGCCGAGCTCGTGCCGCACCGGCTCGCCGTCGCGCAGCCACGAGCCGCACAGCGTCGCCGCGATCGAGCGGACGTTCGCGCGCTCGTCGACGACGAGCACGTCCTTGCCGAGCGCGGTGAGCGCCGCGGCGAGATTGGCGACCGTCGACGTGCAGCCGACGCCCGACGGCCCGCCCGTCACCGCGACGACGCGCGACGCGCGTCCGGCGAGCAGGCGCCGCAGCCCTTCGGCCTGATCGGTGATGCGCTTATCCAAAGCGGACCTCGTGCAGTTCGTTGCCGGTGCGCGTGCTCAACGCGGACAGCATCGCCGGCAGGTCATCGTCATGGGGCACGAACGGCGAATCCTCGCGCGGCGCGCAGAACGCGCTCTTGAGCAGGAATTTCTTCGTCGCGACGTACAGGTTCTCGGGCACCTTCTGGCCGGTCGACACGTAATGCACCGGCAGCTTGTAGCGGATCACCGTGTCGAGCACGCCGCCCAGGTTGCTCGCCTCGTCGAGCTTCGTGAGGATGCAGCCGGCGAGATCCGGCAACGCCGCCTTCGGTTGGCCGGCCGCGCTGCGGTACGCCTGCACGACTTCGTTGAGCGTGTCGCCGTGGCTCGTCGCGTTGAGCAGCAGCAGGCGCTGCACCGGCGTATCCGCGCCGTGCAGCATCGCGATCTGGTCGGACACC is a window of Burkholderia mallei ATCC 23344 DNA encoding:
- a CDS encoding MinD/ParA family ATP-binding protein; protein product: MDKRITDQAEGLRRLLAGRASRVVAVTGGPSGVGCTSTVANLAAALTALGKDVLVVDERANVRSIAATLCGSWLRDGEPVRHELGFAVCEASRLARVGYSDAQLDALGDGAADIVLIDAQLDANGALSALARDAHDVLVVTRVSASAITEAYACMKRLHYAHARAQFRVLTNHVQSAADARAAYENLAGVASRYLRVSLSNAGCVAADSLIERARGLAHTVVDAFPSAAAARDYRQIAADLLYWPMRPGPGIGRVRTGSSAFERGAAHAA